In Pedosphaera parvula Ellin514, the following proteins share a genomic window:
- a CDS encoding glycosyltransferase, which translates to MISFIVPAHNEQAVLGRTLQAIHDSARIVGQPYEIIVVDDASTDATAEVARQHNAIIVSVNHRQIAATRNSGGRAAGGDRLLFVDADTTINPRVLASALRAMEKGAAGGGAPAQFEGKVPLYMRLLIWWLGWFMRLGGICGGAFMFCTRKAFNAVGGFDERLFGAEDAAMSWALKREGRFVVLWGHVLTSGRRVRGMRGLQMLMALLRMAFFPSMLRQRSSVKKVWYESNRVDDDKTPDSLAMQIINIILLLIIVLWIAGPLLGFVPWSWTPRESLSGKIRIGFGIFNCHIGLIAWPCAYFLIRSLLIQTRWLERMKLTALAAISLWCAWSATGVVIWFWPWFILWLVGCFKS; encoded by the coding sequence ATGATCTCATTCATCGTTCCAGCGCACAATGAACAGGCAGTCCTCGGCCGGACCTTGCAGGCGATTCATGACTCCGCTCGTATCGTGGGCCAGCCATATGAAATCATCGTGGTAGATGATGCCTCCACTGATGCCACAGCAGAAGTCGCCCGCCAGCATAATGCCATTATAGTCTCCGTCAACCACCGCCAAATCGCCGCCACGCGCAACTCCGGCGGCCGCGCCGCTGGAGGCGATCGATTGCTTTTTGTAGACGCAGACACAACGATCAATCCACGCGTCCTGGCCTCGGCATTACGAGCCATGGAAAAAGGCGCAGCTGGCGGCGGTGCTCCGGCACAATTCGAAGGCAAGGTGCCTCTCTACATGCGACTGTTGATCTGGTGGCTCGGTTGGTTCATGAGATTGGGAGGAATTTGCGGCGGGGCTTTCATGTTTTGTACGCGCAAGGCTTTTAACGCTGTCGGCGGCTTTGATGAACGTCTCTTCGGTGCTGAAGATGCCGCAATGTCGTGGGCGTTGAAACGCGAAGGCCGTTTCGTTGTGCTGTGGGGACACGTGCTTACCTCCGGTCGCCGGGTGCGGGGAATGCGCGGACTGCAAATGTTGATGGCGCTACTCCGCATGGCTTTTTTCCCTTCCATGCTGAGACAGCGTTCGTCGGTGAAAAAAGTCTGGTACGAGTCCAACCGCGTGGACGATGACAAGACCCCTGATTCACTGGCTATGCAAATCATCAACATCATCCTGCTTTTGATCATAGTGCTTTGGATCGCCGGGCCGTTACTAGGGTTTGTCCCCTGGTCTTGGACACCAAGGGAGAGTCTGTCTGGCAAAATCAGAATCGGCTTCGGGATATTTAATTGCCATATCGGATTGATTGCCTGGCCTTGCGCCTATTTTCTTATTCGCAGCTTGCTGATACAAACGCGATGGCTTGAGCGAATGAAACTCACCGCCTTGGCTGCCATCTCCCTCTGGTGCGCCTGGAGTGCCACCGGCGTCGTAATCTGGTTTTGGCCATGGTTTATCCTATGGCTCGTGGGTTGCTTCAAATCCTGA